GATGCAATATCTCAGAGATCGAATTTACCGTCTCAATGTGCGACCACACAATCCGATGACGAATCCCGAAGAATTGCGGTAGGTAGCGACAACTGATATAACAATATCGGTTGATAGTGGTCGAAAGAACCGCGCCACCGTACTTTAGGTACCAGGCTGGATAATCCGACCCCCCTCCGAAGAAAGAAACTCGGAAGGGAGTACGCGATATAGCATGAGACATCAATATTGGCTCTTTAGCGTTCATGTTATGCCAATTTCTCTGTGGTCATAGATACCCCCGCTCATTAGCCAACTCGACTACGCTCAAAGGCTCGCTCGATTGCTCGTTCAAGCTCTTTTGGATCGTAATGAGCCAAGGCATCGATTGATGAATCGTGCGGATTCACGGGTACGCCGGATACAAATACGGTCAGCAGTCCCACACCAAAAAAATACGGGATAAACTGACGACGCACCATTTCGATATTGGTACTGGGGTGATGACAATATGCCGTCACCAGAATCATTGCCACCGCCGATTCTCGACACATCGCTAGGTTACCAAGATCCGCACCTACCGACACCACGACAACCCTGGCCTTACTCAGCATCAGCACTAAACGTTCCGTCGGAATCTCCTTGAGGTTGTCAATAATCATAAAACCTTTCTTCCTAAAGACCTCCTCGACCTCCTCAATGTTGTGTATGCGGTGTCGGGGCGCTTCATGACGCCGCGATACATAGATCAATTCAGGTTGCGGCCCCCCATTAGCAATCGCTGCCGAAAAATGACTCCGCAGATACCGAAACGCGGCGGGCCGCAGCGCACTTACCGGGGTAAAGAGCAGCCGGTTAAAATGGTAACGAATAACCTTTCCAGGCACAACCCTAAGTTCAATAAAATGCTCTCGCGATATCCCTAAAAGAGTTAGACAGGCCCGTTGATTATCATTGAGTGGACCAAACACTAACTTCAACCCAGTTCTCTCGGGTAGGCTCCCAAAAACAAAAAGTATGGTAAGGCAATCTAATACCCAGTGCCCCCAATTGGTGCTGCTCCCAATAAAAAAACATTCGTCTGCAATCTCTATCAGCGGTGAATCAGTAAAGTCAATAAGCATTTTTGCGGTATCTTGCGATGGTTCTGTGGCAATCGCTCGAAAGATACCTTTCCCCACAATAAAATCCAACCAAAATGGATCCTCAATCAAAATATCGTTGCATCGCGAAAGCATATCAAACCTATTCCAATCTCCCAGGGAGCTGACGATAACATCTTTTGCATGTACCACATGGAAATCGTTGTTCATTTCCTGAAAATACATTTGTATCGAATCTTTCCACAAGGGAAAACTATCGTATTCTACATACTCAGGGACTCGGCTCGCCTCAAGCGCCACTTTAATGAGTTCAAAATCGTTATCGCGAGCCCACCTCAGAGTATTCTTCACGTTACAAACTTTAATCTCGCCGAGGCGTAGCGGAATATTGCGCTCGGACAACTCATTAAAAGCAGCGCGAACCAACATTGCATCATGGTCATACCCTTTCCTGAATAGATGCTGCACCAGTTCATCAAGCCCAGAGATCAGTTTACCTTGGCCAGTAGATTGTAGGTCAGCTAATGATCTACGCGCCGTATCATTATCTGGGTTCATCTCAAGGATTTTTTGATAATTAAAAATTGCCTCCTGGATACGACCTGCGTCTTTCAACATATTACCATTGAGCAATATAGCCTTCTCGTAACTACGATTGGCAGAAGCGAGGTCACCCACAGCTTTTAGTATGTTGGCATAATCCCACCACCATTGCGGCTGATTTGGCGCCAAACGCAATGATTCTTCAGTGAACGAGAGAGCCCTATCGTAATGTGATTGCTCAAATTCGATGATTCCGATTTGATGTAATGCGACGGCATGGGTGGGATTCAACGACAAAATACTCTGGTATATCTTCTCTGCCGCCGCAAGATTTCCATTTTGTTGTTGCTGTACTGCTTGTTGCAACCATGATTCAATGGTCGACATAAAGTACTCTCAATGCTAAAAGTAATACGCCCCGAAACGTTCCAAATCAAAGCTTATCATGTAGTTAAACGGGAATCACCTGGCGTACGCCTACCCAGGTTGCACCAAATTAGAACCATCAATGCGATAACCCGCGTTTGTTACACCACATCGCCCCTGCTAGAGCCACAGACGCCACTGATGCGTCCAACACGATGACCACGACCCGAAAGGGAATACTTCCGGTCACGCCCGAACCAGGGGTAGCCATATCCTCTCAAGTTACTACCCAACGAGCCGCTAAGTCGTCATTCCGGCCAGGGATACCGGGACCCAAGATACCAAGTTACCGCCATCATTCACTCCCGCTGAGAGTAGGCGTCGCGGCTACATTCCTGCGACCAAGATGGTCGCGCTCCCCTGGAAAATTTGAACGATTACGAGTTGCCGACTACAAGCCACGACACCCTAATTCTGGTTATGCCCTGCCAGAATGACGACTGGATAGAGCAATAGGTGGCAATTTTGATTACCCTACCACAACAACACCACCACAATAACCTATTGATGTTTATTTTATCTACGACAATTATTATTCGGTTTTGAAATGGGAAAACGGCAATACATGAGTCGTGGTTTTCATCTTCCAAAGATTTCACTAATCGCGCCTTCAATTTGCCCCATTGACAACGACACTAGAAATGTTACCCTCCCCCACTCAAATCCATATGTGATTGGATTTCCTGTCCAATATTACGGATACGATTCATGAGGAAGAAATCCATGGTACCGCAAAACCTACCGCTCTCCGCCCTTACGGCTAAATGCGGAGAGCTTCGTCATCTTATCCTTGAAACATGCATCAATGCCGGGACTGGTCATGTAACTTCATGCATGTCCTGCGTTGAAATATTGGTCGCGCTCTATCACGGCGGATTGCTTAGAGTAGATCCTGCCAACCCAAAATGGGATGATCGTGATCGTTTTATCCTGTCCAAAGGACAGGCAAGCCCGGCGCTTTATTGCACGCTTGCTGACACTGGTTTTTTTGATCGCGCCGAACTAAAGAAATTTGCACAACCCGGCGGCATTTTCGGTGTACATTTGCAGCACTCAGTCCCAGGAGTCGAACATACCTCTGGCTCTCTCGGCATGGGTTTCGGATTAGCCACCGGATTGGCCCTTGCGGCGCGCATGGATCGCCGCAATCACATGGTATTCGCCCTGCTGGGAGATGGCGAACAATATGAGGGTTCGATCTGGGAGACAGCGATGTTCGCGGCCCATCATCGCCTCAACAATCTCGTGACGATAATCGACCGCAATTATCTCTGCACCACCGACTTCACCGAGAATCTAATCGGGCTGGAACCCCTCGACGACAAATGGCGGAGCATGGGTTTCTCGGTCAAGCGGATCGATGGCAACGACATTGGGCAAGTAATTGATGCCTTACGTCATGCACGGTCGCGACGTACCGACCGTCCACTGGTAATCATCGCAGATACTACCAAGGGACAGGGTATCGATTGCATGTCCTACGAACCGATCTGGCACGGCGCAGCCCCTAGTGGGGCAATGGCCGAGCAGGCACGGACCGACCTGAAGAGGAGCTTCCACGAATGAGCACCCCCCAACTTTCCCAGCGTGATGCCTTTTGGAACAAGGTGTGTGAGATTGCCCGCGAAAATCGTGACGTCATCATAATCTCAGCGGATATGGGCGCCCCAGCCCTGGATACTATCCGACACGACCTCCCCCAGCAGTTTATTAATGTCGGTATCGCCGAGCAGAACGCCATCGTGGTCGGCTCTGGGTTGTCCATGGCTGGCAAGACTGTATTTGCCTATGCCATCGCCCCATTTATTACTTTGCGCTGCCTGGAACAGATTCGCGTCCAGAATTGCATGATGAAGATACCGCTGACGCTAGTCGGGGTCGGTGCTGGTTTCGGTTATCAGGACTCGGGTCCAACCCATCATGTACTAGAAGACCTGGCGGTAATTCGAGCATTCCCAACTATCGAGGTGGACAGCATATCTGATTGCGTAATGGCCGCTGCGGTAGCCGAAAGCTCAATCCGTGACCGCCGTGTCAACTATGTCCGACTGGATCGCCAGATACTGCCAAACCTGTATCAGCCCGGTCACAATTTCCGCGTTGGTTTGCAGACCCTGCGTTCAGGGGATGGAATCGTATTAATCGGTACCGGCAGCACTACCCACACCGCACTCAACATTGCTGACGCCTTCGCTGAACGTGGAAAACGGCTTGGCGTTATTGATCTCTACCGCCTGCCGGTTAATCGAGGAGCACTGGTCGAGGCCCTTCAAGGCGCTCGCCAGGTAGTAACCATTGAGGAGCATTTCCTAGCTGGCGGCATGGGCGGTG
The Gammaproteobacteria bacterium DNA segment above includes these coding regions:
- a CDS encoding transketolase — translated: MVPQNLPLSALTAKCGELRHLILETCINAGTGHVTSCMSCVEILVALYHGGLLRVDPANPKWDDRDRFILSKGQASPALYCTLADTGFFDRAELKKFAQPGGIFGVHLQHSVPGVEHTSGSLGMGFGLATGLALAARMDRRNHMVFALLGDGEQYEGSIWETAMFAAHHRLNNLVTIIDRNYLCTTDFTENLIGLEPLDDKWRSMGFSVKRIDGNDIGQVIDALRHARSRRTDRPLVIIADTTKGQGIDCMSYEPIWHGAAPSGAMAEQARTDLKRSFHE
- a CDS encoding 1-deoxy-D-xylulose-5-phosphate synthase encodes the protein MSTPQLSQRDAFWNKVCEIARENRDVIIISADMGAPALDTIRHDLPQQFINVGIAEQNAIVVGSGLSMAGKTVFAYAIAPFITLRCLEQIRVQNCMMKIPLTLVGVGAGFGYQDSGPTHHVLEDLAVIRAFPTIEVDSISDCVMAAAVAESSIRDRRVNYVRLDRQILPNLYQPGHNFRVGLQTLRSGDGIVLIGTGSTTHTALNIADAFAERGKRLGVIDLYRLPVNRGALVEALQGARQVVTIEEHFLAGGMGGAVAETLLDAGLSLPLRRLGLPNEKGYCYIYGGRETLREYYGISLPQLISVVETLL
- a CDS encoding hypothetical protein (Evidence 5 : Unknown function), translating into MSTIESWLQQAVQQQQNGNLAAAEKIYQSILSLNPTHAVALHQIGIIEFEQSHYDRALSFTEESLRLAPNQPQWWWDYANILKAVGDLASANRSYEKAILLNGNMLKDAGRIQEAIFNYQKILEMNPDNDTARRSLADLQSTGQGKLISGLDELVQHLFRKGYDHDAMLVRAAFNELSERNIPLRLGEIKVCNVKNTLRWARDNDFELIKVALEASRVPEYVEYDSFPLWKDSIQMYFQEMNNDFHVVHAKDVIVSSLGDWNRFDMLSRCNDILIEDPFWLDFIVGKGIFRAIATEPSQDTAKMLIDFTDSPLIEIADECFFIGSSTNWGHWVLDCLTILFVFGSLPERTGLKLVFGPLNDNQRACLTLLGISREHFIELRVVPGKVIRYHFNRLLFTPVSALRPAAFRYLRSHFSAAIANGGPQPELIYVSRRHEAPRHRIHNIEEVEEVFRKKGFMIIDNLKEIPTERLVLMLSKARVVVVSVGADLGNLAMCRESAVAMILVTAYCHHPSTNIEMVRRQFIPYFFGVGLLTVFVSGVPVNPHDSSIDALAHYDPKELERAIERAFERSRVG